GTTAATTCATTTTGCATCTCAATTTGCTTGTTCAGCACGTCATTTCTCTCATTGTGCATCTCTGGAATGAGCGTCGATTTTGGGCGTAATAGCTGCATGACACTAGGGGCGGCATAccgagcagcgcgcgctcAAGTTCCTCAAATTGTTTTGTAGCTTGGCCGTGCACTAGGATGAATTTCTCGAAAAGTTTGTTGGAGGAGTCTAGACCGTTGTCCCGTTTGGCTGTCAAGCTCTTGCGTGCCTCCAATTCTTGCTTCACAGAATAATTTTCCATTTCACATTCTTTCAGTCTGGTCTGGGTTGCCTCAAGAAGGTTTTTAAGATTATCgcggagcgcctgcggccatCACATGCGCCAGTTACCTCGTGACAGCGACCGAAATTTCTTTGTAGATTACCTTCAGttcctcgttttctcttgcAATGACGTGCGCGCTTTCGGCCGTGTTGTCACACTCAGTGGGGCGGTCAACGGTCGCCAACTCGAGCTCCCTAGCATTCAGGTTAGATTTTAGCAGGCTGATTTGCCGGCGCAGTTCTACGCATTCCgcttttttccgcttctcGGACTCCCGGAGTCTGGCGGCTTCATCAATGATTTCAAGAAGCTGCGCTTTGTACCGTGTTATTGTCAGAACGGCCAAACAGCTAGTCGGTTCCACCATTTTGTCGAAGTATTCATATTTACTTTGATGGCGGCGGTCCGCGTCGAGAAGCGCAGCAATGGCCCTTCCGCCACGCGGGTGCACGCTTGCTTAGAGGCTTAAGAAAACCAACACAGATGTAGGAGTGTGAGGTAGGAACTCCTTTCTGTTCTCCGTTGCGAAGACTGCGTCGTTCGTGAGGTATCCTTAGCTCTACTGTTGCTGTCATCCACTGTTTGGCGCAACGGAAGTATGTACACGTCCAACATTCGACACCCTCAGACGACCAAAGAGAATTGATGGCTCTGTACCATTCCGAATCAACCGGGTGGCGATACGTAGTTTTTGCTCTTTTTGAGACGTGAACCAGCAACGCACGAGCACACCCCGCTTTGGCACCCTGTGTTTTATGCTCCGTAGGTGCAGTGCGCTGAAGCAAGGTACGGACACCGGATGCCGTGCTCGCAGTTTGACACTATCCCGCATTCCAGTGTATCGAATGCGGCGTAAAACGACCCACAACTGATAGTGCCGATCAGGGTGCCTCCCGTGTCACGAAGGAACTCTCTTGCCACACAGAGTGGCTTCCGTCCTCAGGATAGGCTATTCTATTCAAAAGGAACACTAGTAAGACTCATCATCGAAAGAAACAATTCAGCAGTGTTGTTGGAGCTGTCGGTTGCGTTTTTTTGGCAAGGACATCTCAGTGTTCTTTTGCACTTCTTCTCGGGGGATAATAGCGCTAGTACGCATGGGTAATGGTGCCCTAAAGATTGCCCATTGCGGCCGTGTGCAGAATCGAGCTATTTCACTAGCATTATGGTGGTCAGCTCCGGCACACTCGGGGAATACAGTTCTTACGACCAGCTGTGGAGCATTTTCATGTAGAGTGCGGCTAGACAAACATATCTGCAGATCATATAAGAACGCCGAGTCGTCAGCATTCACCTACGCAAAGAGCCAGTGTACAGCGTCGTGCCGCGACCTCGCCAGGCTTTTTCAGTCACAAATATCAATGGGACACAAACCGAGTTCCAGTCCGTCGAATAGCAAGCTGCTACCCAGTCTTGAGGAACGCTCTTCGCACGAACGGAAGGGACGCTCGCAGACCCATCGAAGCTAGCTCCTCGATAGACCTCCATCACACACATCCGTATATAACTTCACCGCATACCGCATTCATATAGGCTGTAAACATCTCAGTTCCGCAGAACAAAATTGGCACTGTGCGGTAAATAGGCGCAGGATAACCATAGTGGGATTCATCGAAAGATATGCATCGTTTAGACTGCATCCTACTACGCAGGCACACGAAGGACGTCCGGGGGTGCCGCATGCAATATGCGGTCCCTGGCGGTGCCTTCTTGGAGCAGCCCGGACTCAGGCAtgcacgcgccgcagaccaGGGACCTAGCAGTTCCAAGAAAGCGATGGTGTCTCGAGGATCTCCGACTACGTGGACAATCTCTCTGCCAAGTACTGCCCGTTTAGAGAGATTTCACGTCGACACAGATTTTTTCGCGCCTGCGGTGATTGCCAGGTTCTCACAGCTGGTAGTTTCGACCTTGGTGTAGCTGTCGATCCTTTGTCTGCCGAAATGGTACCCCCTAGAACGCTCGGAATGCGTTGGCTTGCTTGATTGTCGTGGAGGACCATACACGGCTCGAAGGCCCCCGGGCGTCCGTCTTCGCATCCACTAGCAGGACGTCTACTGTCTCATCTTGCGGTCTCGTCTCGTTTGCGGGACACAGGGAAAAATGGTCCTGCGTTCTGTCAGAGCAGGCGGAGCACAACTGCGTGGCCAGTGTTCACTACTTCACTTTGCCGCGCCCTTCAAAGTTTTCGAGGCTACGTGCTTTGGATAAGCTTCAAGGTCTCTTTCTGCTGGTTCTGAGAGCCACCGTTTGTGCGGTGATCACCTCCGGTCTCTACCCTTTCGACGGTCGTGTCTTCCGCCAAGCGTTTCAAGTTTGGCGACACCAAAGCAGCGCTCTGGCCTAGCTGTTATGCGCGCTTTCTAGCGCGCTTTCTACTTCGGGGATCCACGCTGGTCTCGTGGAACTATCCTCGGGAACCAACCAGCAGCCGGGGCGAGTCTTcagagcgcctcctctccacCATGCAGGGCAGGACGCCCAGACCCCCTGCCCCGTCCAACCCATGGGAAGACAGAACACGGCGCCCCGTCCCCCAGGGATGGGCCGTTGTGCAGACACCGGAAGACGTGCGCCATCCTTCGACggggcacgcggcgccgggctaTCCAGCCTGTGGACCTTCGATTACGCCTCTTTTCGCCCCGGCAGCGACAGGTGTCGGCCCGCGTCCATTTTGCGCGGAGGCTTTTCTCTCCGTAGGGCCGGTTGACAGCCATCGCAACAGCAGCGCAGGGTCGATTCACCAGCACGACTCGGCAGGCTCTGGCCTCTTccacggcgacggcgcaggatCCCCTCCGGCAGTTGCGCCGGGGGAGTCAGGAAGCggccgtcctctgcgtcctcagAAGTCTCTGGGCAGCCTTCGCACCTCAACGTCTGTCCCGCACTTCTTCCACTCGAAAGCTGCGTCACTtttgaagaagaagcgcgagggaCACGAAACGACGCGCCACGGCGTGACGCGCGAGGGAGGTTTCTGGGGCGagctggaagacgaagacgacgaggcggaagacgagaaggagaaaacgTCATCGCCTCGTCCACCGAGCACTTTTTCGGTTCCACTGCTGGTCGTGGCCAGTCCGTCGCGTGCGGGCCCGTCGCTTTCTCTGGGCGGGTTGTCGGGGACGCCGagtccgccgtcttcgcacCGGAGCGCGGAAGGCAGTACCCCTGCCCAGTCCGGCTCGGGACAGTCAGGGGCAGCCGGCAAGAGCGCGTCCTCTgggctctctctgcgtcgcagtTTCTTCCAGAAGTCCGCAGGGCGCACGCTTTCTTTGCTCGGGAGcgctggcggcagctgccCGGACTTCTTTGCACAGAACAAAGGCGTCTCGAatctctcgcctgccgccagtGTCGCCGGCGAGAACGACTCGGtagcctcttcgtcctctgtgGGGAAAGACCTCTGTCTCTTGGGCGGCGGCTATGAAGAGAGTCCGCCGAGCTCGGTCCCGAcgctctccgctgcaggTGTTCCACCTGGCGTCCTCCAGAATAGGTTtggcggcgcgtcgggcaTGCGCCAAGTCCAGAGCTTCCCTTCCCTCGCAGGTTTCCAGTCGCCCGCGGAGCCGTCCCCTAGCCCGCCTCCCAGTCTTTCACGCATGTAGGCTCTCCGCACACAGGGAATCGTTTTTTTACGCCTTGAGTCTCTCCCGACCGCATCGGGGTCTCGCACGGCGGCCGATCTGTCGGCGGACAGCCAtgccgtctcgcgcggatCGCACACACCTAGATTCCACCCTAGCtgctttctctgcttccaCCGCGCGTTCGGGGTTCGCCTTCCCCGACAGTCACTCGACGCGATTCCCTCTGCACGGATTggctgcagcgaaggcgTGAGGCGTCACCGCgtggcgaagaggcggggTGTCCCCCTTGCCGGGTAGCTGCCAGTGCCGGTCGGTGGGATTTGTGGCCGTTTCTGGCCCATAggaagggggagggggggattGGGAGTGGGGGCGTGCCGTATATCTGCCGTGGTGTGCCGCGTGTGTCGTGTTTTGCTGCAGCCAAGCTTCCGAGCTAGAGCAGACCGTGGGCACCGAGCTGGGCCCGTCTTTGGCGGCGCAccggcgccgggcggcgggggAAGCTGTGCCGAGTCCTGCGTGGCCGTCTTCGCatgcctcttcctcctcctccgcgctgtcgtctgcggcttcctctgctccgccgcagccgcagcagtcTCGACACAGCGTGAACATCAGCGCCatttcgcggcgcctctccatGCTCAAGCTTCgggcctcctctgccgcctcttctgccgcgccggcttCCTCCGGCGCCAAAGGCGGaaaagcggcggaggctggcggaaggcagcggtctgcggcggaggacgcgcgtgaCACGAGCGGCCTTTTTGTCTCGCGAAAAGGGAGCGACTTCGGATTCGACGTCAACGCTCTGCGAGTGGGAGAGGTCTCTGCGGTGCCCGAGGAAGTCAACGGCAACGACGAATCAGGCGGGTACGCAGCGAAGCCCCCCACAGCAAATGTACATCATACTATGcgtccgcatgcgcagccATGCAATCAGATATCTGTATGTCTATTTATTTGCGCAAGAATCAGCTGGAAGACGCAAGCCAGCGAAGctagcatatatatatatatatatataagtatatatgCCTGCAAAGCAGGTCGCCCGGGTATCGATGGCATAtccatgtatatatgtatatctgtatgACTGCGTAGGACGAGAAGGACGAGATGGTGTCTTGTGCCCTGTGCGTAGATACATAGTTACATACTGTAGTCAAGCGAGCGCACGGCCGGCAGCATGCATTCTGTGCCTGCGTagacacatatacatatgtatatgcttaaacatatacatatatatatatatatatatatatatatatatatataattgCATACTTGTCGATGATGATGGGGAGGCCGAGAGAACAACAGCTCATAGTTATCTCGATGCACTGCTCCGTTTTGTGGCAGTTCTCTCTGCTACGCAGGCGTCTCTGCATTAGCGAAGAGTGATAAGCCTAGGGGGCAGGTCTGTGTGTCCTGTTCCCCCGCACAGGTTTCCAGGTCGATTAGAGCAGGGCCTCACGCTTCCGTCGTTTGGCTCGCATTTGGTGATGAGCTCTgttcttcgctgctgcgttCTCGTGTCCTTTGTAGGTCCTCGGCTGAGTCTGAACATTCTGTGGACGAAGGCattcgcaggcgccgccggccgtcgCATACCCTTTAGACTCGCGCCAGGCATTTTCCTCCCGCGTTTCCTTTTGTTCGAGTTTTCCGGTCTCCACAGTGGAAACGCCACGTAACGCTGGATGCGgaagcgtcgcctgcgcttctGCCAGCATCTTCTCTCTATTTCTCGCTAGGGTTCCACAGAGTTCGGCAACAGGCGTCGGTTGGGCGACGCCTCCCGCCGTCTCGCTTTTCTTCAAGTGGCAGCATGTCCAGAGGGTGACTGGCGGGTGTAAATGAAAGACAATTCTTTCGTTTTGTTTTGCGCCCGGGTTTGTCGGTGGTGTCGCGAGGGCAGCGCTTCTCCTCGAGACTCCTTCAGCTGCTCTTACGTCTTGGTGCATCTCTCCTTTCGCAGGGACTCGAGGGAGATTTCCCAGTTTTCCCTGCTGCtggtgtgtgtgtatgtagccgtctccgcccctTGCTCGTCTCGTTGCGCGTGCGCCAAGCTGCGGTAGACCTGCAGAGTCGGTGTGGGTGCATAGACGACTCTtgttctgtctctgctgttggcctcctcgcgccagTTCTCTATACACGCGCACAACCCTTCGTGCGCGGACTCGGCGACCGCCCAGCCTgggcggcgcagaaacgCGTCGTGGAGAGAAGACAGCTGTGTGGCATCCGAGAGCGCAccgctcgcgtcctccgtGCATCAttgcgacggcggagggcagAAAACCATTTCACACACTCCCTGACGCGTCCGCCTCAGAAGctcgggcgacgcgcgcaggcgcgttcTAGACGTGTGTTcgcacgacgcagaggcagttAGTCAGCCTGAGCAACGTTGGGAGCGAGTTGGACTCCTCTCTGCTTGCAGACAACTTGCCGCGCAGTCTCACGCAGCCCGAGGGGTGGGTTTCTTCACATCCTTTGCAAAAAAAAAGGCCCAAGGCGCAGGGCGTACCGGTCAGCGAGCCCCGACCAGAGGGACAGCTAGACAGAGGGCGCCGGGGTCCGCGACCTTTGTATTATTTTTCGATGTGTTTGCGAGACGCACGCCCAATCACCACGCACACGTCGCAGCGTCTAGAGTGCGTGCGTTTTCATGCaggcgtctcttctcgctgaaCCTCTGGGAGAGGCTTCTGCGCAGCCACGGCTGTCACCCTCTCGGGGCAATGCAGAAAGATTTTTTGCTCAGATGTGCGAATACGTGTCAGCGGCACCAGTATTTGCAATAGACGTCCAGTTCTGCTGTCAAGCAATAAATacgtatgtatctatatgcGTTTCTGTAACTAAAAGTAGGGGTTAGAGCGAGAAAGCAGACGGGAGCGGCACAGCCGAAATCCACGATGAtaagggtttagggtttactGGATACaaggcggcagagggcgcgacAGCGACCCGCGCACACCAGGGAGAGAAGACCGCAGAGGGCAAAGAAGCCAAGACTCAGGTGCGACAGAGAGATTCggcacacagagacagaagacgacgcggcaaCGATGCACGCGTTCACACAGTCACTCGGTTGAGCAGAGTTGGAGCCAGCCAGACGCCGAGAAAAGGCCAGCTGCTCATCCTGCGCGTCCGTCCACTATCGCCTCGCCCCCGCTGCCCCGCGAGCGAGTCCGCGgatcttctcctcgctgtcgctgtcctcgtcgtcgcacTCCCGCTCGAGTTCATCGTCGCGGACGTCCAGCGGCCCAGTGtacggctgcggcggcggcggccggggAACGTTGGGCACGTGGCTCGCCGAGTAgaagggcagcggcgggtcgaggcgcggcgcgggcctgtGCGAAGGGCCTTCGGGCCCGTGGCGGTCGAAGGCCTCGAAGGCCGGGTGCTGCTTGGGGCGTGCGGACTCGaacgcgcccgacgccgcgttAAAcaccgcgccctccgccggctcGCTGAAGACACGCGACAGACAGCCACCTGTGCGCGTgaaggccctcgcgccgacAGGCGAAGCAGCCCCCGCACACGCAGCAGGCCCCCGAGGCGAATCCGCCGCGCAACAGACACAGCGAGGTGGCGGAAACGAACAAAcggacgaggcgcgacagACGACAACGCATTGGGAAACCCGCGTcagcgcagcagctcagCGACAAAGAGCCAGAGCGCCAAGTcgcgagagcggaagaaaaagaacCGGCATCGGCTCTGACGCGATAAGGCCAACACACGAGTCCGTGAATCTGCGTTCGCAGGCTGGGTTGATGTGTCACTTGAGGCTCCTACTGCCCGGCTCTCCCCTGTCCCACACGACTCGCTGTGGCCCCGAGAACACGCTCTAGCCAGACACATCtatctctctgcctctctgcacggcatctctctctctttgtatttctctctctctcgctctgtgCAACATcccagcgagccgcggcggctcctgcgACTGCGCGCTCCCTCCCCGCTGAGGCGTcccggcggcggggaggaggTCGCGTCTGCACCTGTTTTTTCTGGCTTGTCGCCTgaggacggagaagagggGCTTGTCGGTCTTCACCTCGCCCTTGTAGTCGCCGAGCATGCCGTCCATCTGCACGACGTGTTCGTggaagccgctgc
This DNA window, taken from Besnoitia besnoiti strain Bb-Ger1 chromosome III, whole genome shotgun sequence, encodes the following:
- a CDS encoding hypothetical protein (encoded by transcript BESB_048740) — protein: MVEPTSCLAVLTITRYKAQLLEIIDEAARLRESEKRKKAECVELRRQISLLKSNLNARELELATVDRPTECDNTAESAHVIARENEELKALRDNLKNLLEATQTRLKECEMENYSVKQELEARKSLTAKRDNGLDSSNKLFEKFILVHGQATKQFEELERALLEMHNERNDVLNKQIEMQNELTALKAAITDREAEERKCQERIESLKEKLVASSASAEDLREQLLVEKERRKELNDDLNRACQRIADLSASREQLAEALRAAYLKR
- a CDS encoding hypothetical protein (encoded by transcript BESB_048750); this encodes MQGRTPRPPAPSNPWEDRTRRPVPQGWAVVQTPEDVRHPSTGHAAPGYPACGPSITPLFAPAATGVGPRPFCAEAFLSVGPVDSHRNSSAGSIHQHDSAGSGLFHGDGAGSPPAVAPGESGSGRPLRPQKSLGSLRTSTSVPHFFHSKAASLLKKKREGHETTRHGVTREGGFWGELEDEDDEAEDEKEKTSSPRPPSTFSVPLLVVASPSRAGPSLSLGGLSGTPSPPSSHRSAEGSTPAQSGSGQSGAAGKSASSGLSLRRSFFQKSAGRTLSLLGSAGGSCPDFFAQNKGVSNLSPAASVAGENDSVASSSSVGKDLCLLGGGYEESPPSSVPTLSAAGVPPGVLQNRFGGASGMRQVQSFPSLAGFQSPAEPSPSPPPSLSRIQASELEQTVGTELGPSLAAHRRRAAGEAVPSPAWPSSHASSSSSALSSAASSAPPQPQQSRHSVNISAISRRLSMLKLRASSAASSAAPASSGAKGGKAAEAGGRQRSAAEDARDTSGLFVSRKGSDFGFDVNALRVGEVSAVPEEVNGNDESGGSSAESEHSVDEGIRRRRRPSHTL